One Salvia splendens isolate huo1 chromosome 12, SspV2, whole genome shotgun sequence genomic window carries:
- the LOC121758797 gene encoding uncharacterized protein LOC121758797, with protein MADDSKKCESEVKPETEESAAADAQKLSPAKEAAGGGGGWGGWGFSLSYLSDLQKAAAEVAEEISRNAVEAARTAAKSISETVDEDSESSKEDNTEVSAAEEETDDEHDKQRKEALAKLEKASEDSFLSQGLKVIDTSVETFASGAWQALGTAWKGLENSATNLADSIQHGSLPGSTGPVAPSLLETGKAFTAKGMHVLEQVGKDTMDLIISETGILVDNKSDGNGDEDQLFEEISFDRCFYIYGGPEQLEELEALSNHYALLYNRRKAKLSSEENSLYDGKLKEVQSIFDLGSELDGSVTYSEKGKEKEAGNDESMNELKKLHDSSVRKAAELAAGFASALAGLAPNDIIQRTSGRLDTIHSEGVHRLSEICCFAVTQLLMLGKSIISNANKLQHQEIEEETLKIDWPEDSVERAKIIRTKAQSVIENMEAVFNGFITGISDVTESYTAAMKSAAESQGLPEKSIEEKANLFTENLRTDHSTAVGKMQDGLQYLTYLVIATSIPAAV; from the exons ATGGCTGACGACTCGAAGAAATGCGAATCTGAAGTGAAGCCCGAAACCGAAGAAAGTGCCGCCGCCGATGCACAGAAGTTATCTCCGGCCAAAGAGGCtgccggtggcggcggcggatggGGCGGATGGGGATTTTCTCTTTCGTATCTCTCGGATCTTCAGAAAGCTGCCGCTGAGGTCGCTGAAGAGATCTCTCGCAAT GCTGTTGAGGCTGCCAGGACAGCAGCAAAGAGTATTTCAGAGACAGTGGATGAAGATTCAGAATCTTCCAAGGAGGATAACACAGAAGTGTCTGCTGCAGAAGAGGAAACTGATGATGAGCATGATAAGCAGCGGAAAGAAGCTCTGGCTAAATTAGAGAAAGCTAGCGAGGATTCCTTCCTTAGTCAA GGTTTGAAGGTTATTGATACATCTGTGGAAACCTTTGCCTCAGGAGCTTGGCAAGCTCTTGGAACTGCATGGAAAGG GCTTGAGAATTCAGCTACAAATTTAGCTGATTCAATTCAGCATGGCAGTTTACCTGGCTCAACTGGTCCAGTTGCACCATCCTTATTAGAG ACTGGAAAAGCTTTTACAGCTAAGGGTATGCATGTGCTAGAGCAAGTTGGGAAAGATACTATGGATCTTATAATTTCAGAAACTGGGATCCTAGTTGACAATAAATCCGATGGTAATGGAGATGAAGATCAATTATTTGAAGAAATTTCATTTGATAGGTGCTTCTATATTTATGGAGGTCCTGAACAGTTGGAG GAATTGGAGGCACTATCCAACCACTATGCATTGTTATACAACCGAAGAAAGGCTAAACTATCTTCGGAAGAAAATTCACTTTATGATGGGAAGTTGAAAGAAGTCCAAAGCATATTTGACTTAGGCTCTGAACTTGATGGCAGTGTTACATATTCAGAGAAAGGGAAGGAAAAAGAGGCTGGAAATGATGAAAGCAtgaatgagttgaaaaaattgcATGATTCAAGTGTTCGCAAGGCTGCTGAATTGGCTGCTGG TTTTGCAAGTGCTTTGGCTGGACTGGCTCCAAATGACATCATTCAGAGAACTTCCGGAAGGCTCGATACTATTCACTCAGAGGGTGTTCAT AGGCTTTCTGAAATTTGCTGTTTTGCGGTAACTCAACTTCTGATGCTCGGGAAGTCCATCATATCCAATGCAAACAAACTCCAACATCAAGAGATTGAGGAGGAAACATTGAAAATTGATTGGCCTGAGGATTCTGTTGAAAGAGCCAAGATTATCAGAACAAAGGCACAATCAGTAATAGAGAATATGGAAGCTGTCTTCAATGGTTTCATTACTG GCATATCAGACGTAACAGAATCGTACACAGCAGCCATGAAAAGTGCTGCTGAGTCACAAGGTCTTCCTGAGAAGTCGATTGAGGAAAAGGCGAATTTGTTCACTGAGAATCTTCGAACTGATCATAGCACAGCTGTGGGTAAAATGCAGGATGGACTTCAGTATTTGACTTACTTGGTTATCGCTACCTCAATACCTGCTGCTGTGTGA
- the LOC121758796 gene encoding uncharacterized protein LOC121758796: MARWDEILSLPVQNPPTLEFSATDLVWSKVEGWRDAIDRVSLIPFGRVDDFVRGESNNKECPTRFHVEARRRRTAKTTYKPKVDGVLEYILYWCSFGPDDGRIGGIVRPSRSTYVAKNKSVGRPNTKRGCTCHFIVKRLIAEPSVALILYNKDKHVDKNGLPCHGPQDKKAAGTRAMYAPYISEELRLRVLSLLHVGVSVETIMQRHNQSVEKQGGPCNRDDLLTHRYVRRQERNIRRSTYELDEDDAVSTSMWVESHRSDVFFYEDFSDSAPFTLGIQTEWQLQQMIQFGNSRLLVYDSRFGSNKLKYPIHSLVVFNSENKAIPVAWIISPRFASSDTYRWMRALHNRVLAKDPMWKLAGFIVDEPAADIIAIREIFQCSVLICFWRVRHAWHKNLIKRCSDMETCAEISKMLSQAVDKICKGTDTANAFIDFMDGFVDAEEFMDYFMATWNPRIGTWTHALKTLPLASQETCAAMEFYHKQLKLRLLNEKDQSVYQRVDWLINKLGTKVHSFFWLDEFSSKDDFARYWKDEWMSGPTAWRNSLRIPDANVVVDGKCAKVIGLNDQNTAQLVLNPGSEYAICDCSWAMAGNLCEHVFKMIKFCRNKGSVAPSTSMFQYSQALIKILRCQPFDSLVRDRAALLSIWAGMQLDTQIGRESAQDKGNDTEQQTPEPSGDKSPHNVDHCPDQAAVKRRRTGCEAGDLGESLNHNGSHIESPGADIEVD; the protein is encoded by the exons ATGGCTAGATGGGATGAGATTCTCTCCCTTCCCGTGCAGAATCCTCCAACGTTGGAGTTCTCTGCCACTGATCTTGTGTGGTCCAAGGTGGAAGGTTGGCGTGATGCCATAGATAGAGTCTCTCTGATACCATTTGGCCGAGTTGATGATTTTGTTAGGGGAGAGTCAAATAATAAAGAGTGTCCAACTAGATTCCATGTTGAGGCAAGGAGGAGGAGAACTGCAAAGACGACTTATAAACCTAAAGTTGATGGAGTACTTGAGTATATATT GTACTGGTGCTCCTTTGGTCCGGACGACGGTAGAATAGGTGGTATTGTACGTCCTAGTAGGAGTACCTATGTTGCGAAAAATAAATCTGTTGGCCGACCAAATACTAAAAGGGGATGTACCTGCCATTTTATTGTTAAACGCTTAATTGCAGAGCCTTCTGTGGcacttattttatataataaagaTAAGCATGTTGATAAGAATGGATTGCCGTGCCATGGTCCACAAGACAAGAAAGCTGCAGGTACTCGTGCAATGTATGCCCCATATATTTCAGAAGAACTCCGCCTCCGGGTCTTGTCTCTCCTCCATGTTGGGGTCTCTGTGGAAACCATTATGCAGAGACACAATCAGTCGGTAGAGAAACAAGGAGGTCCATGTAATAGGGATGACCTTTTGACCCATAGATATGTTCGGAGGCAAGAGAGGAATATTCGACGATCTACATATGAGCTTGATGAAGATGATGCAGTCAGCACTAGCATGTGGGTTGAAAGCCACCGgagtgatgttttcttttacgAAGACTTCTCTGATTCTGCTCCATTTACCCTTGGAATTCAAACAGAGTGGCAGTTGCAACAAATGATCCAATTTGGAAATTCCCGCCTTTTAGTTTATGATTCAAGATTTGGTTCAAACAAGTTGAAG TATCCTATACATAGCCTTGTTGTTTTCAATTCAGAAAACAAGGCTATCCCGGTGGCTTGGATTATTAGTCCCAGATTTGCAAGCAGTGATACATACAGATGGATGCGAGCCCTCCACAATAGAGTTCTTGCAAAAGATCCTATGTGGAAGTTAGCTGGGTTTATTGTTGATGAGCCTGCTGCTGACATCATAGCAATTAG GGAAATTTTTCAGTGCTCAGTACTGATATGCTTCTGGCGTGTTCGCCATGCATGGCATAAAAATTTGATAAAGAGATGCTCAGATATGGAAACATGTGCTGAAATATCAAAAATGCTCAGCCAAGCTGTTGACAAAATATGCAAAGGAACCGATACTGCTAATGCATTTATAGATTTCATGGATGGCTTTGTGGATGCTGAAGAGTTCATGGACTACTTCATGGCAACTTGGAATCCGAGAATAG GTACTTGGACGCATGCTCTGAAAACTCTTCCTCTTGCCAGCCAAGAGACGTGTGCAGCGATGGAGTTTTATCACAAGCAGTTGAAGCTTAGGTTATTGAATGAAAAGGACCAAAGTGTATATCAACGTGTTGATTGGCTGATAAATAAGCTAGGGACAAAAGTGCATTCCTTTTTCTGGCTTGATGAGTTCTCAAGTAAAGATGATTTTGCACGATATTGGAAGGATGAGTGGATGAGTGGCCCGACAGCATGGAGGAATTCTTTAAGGATTCCGGATGCCAATGTTGTCGTTGATGGTAAATGTGCTAAAGTTATCGGGCTGAATGATCAGAATACAGCTCAATTAGTATTGAACCCTGGTTCAGAGTATGCAATTTGTGACTGTAGTTGGGCAATGGCGGGGAACTTGTGTGAGCATGTtttcaaaatgataaaattctGTCGCAATAAGGGGTCTGTTGCCCCATCCACGAGTATGTTCCAGTACAGTCAGGCCTTGATTAAGATACTACGCTGTCAACCTTTTGATTCTTTAGTTCGCGATCGTGCTGCTTTGTTGTCCATCTGGGCAGGGATGCAATTGGATACACAGATTGGTCGGGAAAGCGCGCAGGACAAAGGAAACGATACAGAGCAGCAAACTCCGGAGCCCTCTGGGGATAAATCTCCACATAATGTCGATCATTGCCCTGATCAGGCTGCGGTGAAGCGAAGGCGAACAGGCTGTGAAGCTGGGGATCTCGGTGAAAGCCTCAACCATAATGGAAGTCACATTGAGAGTCCTGGTGCTGACATTGAAGTCGATTAA